A stretch of the Arvicanthis niloticus isolate mArvNil1 chromosome 17, mArvNil1.pat.X, whole genome shotgun sequence genome encodes the following:
- the Rims1 gene encoding regulating synaptic membrane exocytosis protein 1 isoform X45, which produces MAAEMRKMVRQPSRESTDGSINSYSSEGNLIFPGVRVGPDSQFSDFLDGLGPAQLVGRQTLATPAMGDIQIGMEDKKGQLEVEVIRARSLTQKPGSKSTPAPYVKVYLLENGACIAKKKTRIARKTLDPLYQQSLVFDESPQGKVLQVIVWGDYGRMDHKCFMGVAQILLEELDLSSMVIGWYKLFPPSSLVDPTLTPLTRRASQSSLESSSGPPCIRS; this is translated from the exons ATGGCGGCTGAAATGCGGAAGATGGTGAGACAGCCAAGCCGGGAGTCCACGGATGGCAGCATCAACAGTTATAGCTCGGAAGGAAA CTTAATATTTCCTGGAGTTCGAGTAGGACCTGACAGTCAATTCAGTGATTTCCTTGATGGATTGGGGCCAGCCCAGCTTGTTGGTCGTCAAACCCTCGCCACACCAGCCATGG GCGATATCCAAATCGGGATGGAGGATAAGAAAGGTCAGTTGGAGGTTGAGGTTATCAGAGCCCGGAGCCTTACACAAAAACCTGGCTCCAAATCTACACCCG CTCCCTATGTGAAAGTATATCTTTTGGAAAATGGAGCCTGTATTGCCAAAAAGAAGACAAGAATTGCACGGAAAACTCTCGATCCTTTGTATCAGCAGTCCCTGGTTTTTGATGAAAGTCCACAGGGTAAAGTTCTTCAG GTGATTGTCTGGGGTGACTATGGAAGAATGGACCACAAATGCTTTATGGGTGTGGCTCAAATCTTGTTGGAAGAACTTGATCTGTCCAGCATGGTGATTGGATGGTATAAATTGTTCCCTCCGTCCTCACTGGTGGATCCCACACTCACTCCCCTGACCCGCCGGGCTTCCCAATCATCTCTGGAAAGTTCGTCTGGGCCTCCCTGCATCCGGTCATAG